A portion of the Edaphobacter lichenicola genome contains these proteins:
- a CDS encoding maltoporin, with protein MRTFRSFIPSSVHQSLKSLLWTMAVLATVSSTANAQNTDDVRQQLQDLKKQYEQTTLEFQKRIADLEEKIDKQNPPNPEQASKPKAPESPTTTTPPSSVTSSTSASTSATAATTASTLPATTASSTQTPAPTPNIAVQTARQVFLGDTEQVGQKYQGDVPSEPTYDLLNEADIKIKKLTEQVNSFEFHGYVRSGAGENGEGGQMVAFQAPGAPAKYRLGNEAETYSELIFVNNWANPDRVPGAAWFKTEFLVQANTTNSDTYANFPNQVGNDQFRLREAFVQAGNLFASQPDAKFWAGERYYRRQHVEIDDFFPLDTSGYGAGVEDLNIHIARMAVAYLSGARPDVVTQSGNYQKNNLDVRFYDLKAPVGLLGGWFDYALQKGGTSTTGLVVPTTNGFAGGIRYQNLEWHGGYNAITVQYGTGAASNFSTSVAFPTAFQSSSERLLVTNHMVIQPNDKFAIMPIFVFQRLRDGDGTHGHNDWESFGARPEIFFTTYLSLAFEAGFDHTDGYNATVNGPVEGWLRKYTIAPQIGAGRKFFSRPQLRTFFTYADWSNGFRGLVGGIPYKNKTAGLSYGVQAETWW; from the coding sequence ATGCGAACGTTCCGTAGCTTCATTCCCAGCTCAGTTCATCAATCTCTGAAGTCACTCCTGTGGACGATGGCAGTCCTTGCCACCGTCAGCTCAACTGCCAACGCTCAGAACACCGACGATGTGCGCCAGCAACTTCAGGATCTGAAAAAGCAATACGAGCAGACCACTCTGGAATTTCAGAAGCGCATCGCCGACCTCGAAGAGAAGATCGACAAGCAGAATCCACCCAACCCAGAGCAGGCGAGCAAGCCGAAAGCTCCGGAGTCGCCAACCACGACAACACCGCCATCATCGGTGACCTCCTCAACCTCAGCCAGCACGTCAGCAACAGCAGCAACAACGGCGTCTACGCTACCGGCAACAACAGCATCCTCAACGCAAACACCAGCTCCCACACCCAACATCGCGGTGCAGACAGCCAGGCAAGTCTTCCTAGGCGACACGGAGCAGGTCGGACAGAAGTATCAGGGCGACGTCCCCTCAGAGCCAACCTACGATCTCTTGAACGAAGCCGATATCAAAATCAAAAAACTCACCGAACAAGTCAACAGCTTCGAGTTCCACGGCTACGTCCGTTCGGGTGCGGGCGAAAACGGTGAGGGTGGCCAGATGGTCGCATTTCAAGCCCCAGGGGCACCAGCGAAATATCGTCTAGGCAATGAGGCCGAGACCTACAGCGAGTTAATCTTCGTCAACAACTGGGCCAATCCCGACCGTGTCCCCGGCGCCGCATGGTTCAAAACCGAGTTCCTCGTTCAAGCCAACACGACCAACTCCGACACCTACGCCAACTTTCCAAATCAGGTCGGCAACGATCAGTTCCGGCTGCGCGAGGCATTCGTCCAGGCCGGCAACCTCTTCGCCTCACAACCCGACGCAAAATTCTGGGCCGGCGAGCGCTACTACCGCCGTCAACATGTCGAGATCGACGACTTCTTTCCCCTCGACACAAGCGGCTACGGCGCTGGCGTCGAGGACTTGAACATTCACATCGCTCGAATGGCCGTAGCCTACCTGAGCGGTGCGCGGCCAGACGTTGTCACGCAGAGCGGTAACTATCAAAAGAACAATCTCGACGTGCGCTTCTACGATCTCAAGGCTCCAGTCGGCTTGCTGGGCGGCTGGTTCGACTACGCCCTCCAAAAGGGCGGAACCTCTACAACCGGTCTCGTCGTGCCCACAACCAATGGCTTCGCCGGAGGCATTCGTTATCAAAACCTCGAGTGGCATGGCGGATACAACGCAATCACAGTCCAGTACGGAACCGGCGCAGCCAGCAACTTCAGCACCTCCGTCGCCTTCCCCACCGCCTTCCAGAGCAGCTCCGAAAGGCTCCTCGTCACGAACCATATGGTCATTCAGCCCAACGACAAGTTCGCCATCATGCCCATCTTCGTCTTCCAGCGACTAAGAGACGGCGACGGAACTCACGGCCACAACGACTGGGAGTCCTTCGGCGCAAGACCGGAGATCTTCTTCACCACCTATCTCTCTCTGGCCTTCGAAGCTGGCTTCGACCACACCGACGGATACAACGCTACGGTAAATGGCCCCGTCGAAGGCTGGCTCCGCAAATACACCATCGCTCCGCAGATCGGCGCAGGCCGCAAGTTCTTCAGCCGCCCCCAGCTGCGCACCTTCTTCACCTACGCCGACTGGTCCAACGGATTCCGCGGCCTCGTCGGCGGCATCCCCTACAAAAACAAAACCGCAGGCCTAAGCTACGGAGTCCAGGCAGAAACCTGGTGGTAG
- a CDS encoding LysR family transcriptional regulator has translation MELRHLRYFVAVAEAGSLQVAAHQRLHTTQPSLSRQIRDMEEEIGAKLLTRTSRGITLTAAGRVFLDHARVVLSQVEVGIESARRLADPVKPYFVLGFMTGHESTWLPEALELLRDELPGAHVVISSQVSPQLAVALSKGLIDAAFLRREQGGSDLELRLLTKERLEVFMKTTHRLAALKRIDPKEIIGEKFLSVSGNALTPTGAAPALRLAIDAYLKKCDIHLRPSYEVDNLSGAMSLITSTDSVALLPVYAKSLFSGLVTSRPLKGEVPTIDLCFGFKKGNNSPILKLLLSRLDELIARVSSKLRQ, from the coding sequence ATGGAGCTCCGACACCTTCGCTACTTCGTAGCCGTTGCTGAAGCAGGAAGCCTCCAGGTGGCGGCACATCAGCGGCTTCACACCACGCAACCGTCCCTGAGCAGACAAATTCGCGACATGGAAGAAGAGATCGGCGCGAAACTGCTTACGCGCACCTCTCGTGGAATTACTTTGACAGCTGCGGGCCGCGTGTTTCTCGACCATGCCAGGGTGGTGCTGTCACAGGTTGAGGTGGGGATCGAATCGGCCCGTCGGTTGGCTGATCCGGTTAAGCCTTACTTTGTGTTGGGATTCATGACCGGGCACGAATCCACATGGCTTCCTGAGGCTCTCGAACTCCTGCGAGACGAACTGCCAGGCGCTCATGTTGTCATTTCAAGTCAAGTCTCTCCTCAACTTGCCGTAGCCCTTTCCAAGGGACTTATCGACGCGGCTTTTCTTCGACGAGAGCAGGGGGGATCCGACTTAGAGCTTCGCCTGCTGACAAAAGAACGTCTAGAGGTGTTCATGAAAACCACCCATCGGCTCGCGGCTCTAAAGCGAATCGACCCTAAAGAGATTATTGGTGAAAAATTTCTGAGCGTATCAGGAAATGCGTTGACTCCCACGGGAGCGGCTCCGGCACTGAGGCTGGCGATTGACGCATACCTCAAGAAATGCGACATACATCTCAGGCCAAGCTATGAGGTTGATAACCTTTCCGGAGCGATGTCTTTGATCACGTCGACTGACAGTGTTGCGCTTCTACCCGTCTACGCGAAGAGTCTCTTTTCCGGCTTGGTGACAAGCCGGCCACTGAAGGGTGAGGTGCCGACGATCGACCTGTGTTTCGGTTTCAAGAAAGGCAATAACTCTCCAATCTTGAAGCTCTTACTCTCACGGCTCGATGAACTTATTGCTCGCGTATCGAGTAAATTGCGTCAATAA
- a CDS encoding NUDIX domain-containing protein gives MPRRSAGLLMYRRRRPRELEVLLVHPGGPHFAKKDLGAWTIPKGEYRDGEQPLEAATREFQEETGFVASGDFFDLGWIKQKGGKIVTAWAFEGDCDPSKLISNTCEVEWPPSSGRRIEIPEVDRGAWFSIVEAKERIKSTQIPLLDRLAEALDAGGRK, from the coding sequence GTGCCAAGACGCAGTGCAGGATTGTTGATGTATCGGCGGCGACGACCTCGCGAGTTAGAGGTATTGCTTGTTCACCCCGGTGGGCCGCATTTTGCGAAGAAGGATCTGGGCGCCTGGACGATTCCCAAGGGGGAGTATCGGGACGGGGAGCAGCCGTTGGAGGCAGCCACGCGTGAGTTTCAGGAGGAGACCGGTTTTGTCGCGTCCGGGGACTTTTTCGACCTCGGCTGGATCAAGCAGAAGGGAGGAAAGATCGTGACTGCGTGGGCTTTTGAGGGGGACTGCGATCCGAGCAAGTTGATCAGTAACACCTGCGAGGTGGAGTGGCCTCCGAGTTCGGGTCGTCGGATAGAGATCCCTGAGGTGGATCGGGGGGCTTGGTTTTCGATTGTTGAAGCGAAGGAGCGGATCAAATCGACACAGATACCTCTTCTTGATCGCTTGGCGGAGGCTTTGGACGCGGGCGGCCGCAAGTAA